In one Mycobacteroides chelonae genomic region, the following are encoded:
- a CDS encoding acyl-CoA thioesterase, with the protein MAREDFSFFHPLRVRWAEVDMQGVVFNAHYLAFFDAALTEYWAALTGARNAEGDGVFEHMYVVRSVIDYHAPARFDDVLDIGVRIARMGRASMTCHFEIHRGGEHLITGETVYVHAIDGTSTPFPDDFRGKVAAFETTPVRA; encoded by the coding sequence ATGGCACGTGAGGATTTCAGCTTCTTTCATCCGTTGCGCGTGCGGTGGGCCGAGGTCGATATGCAGGGCGTCGTCTTCAACGCCCACTACCTGGCGTTTTTCGACGCCGCGCTCACCGAATACTGGGCCGCGTTGACCGGTGCGCGTAACGCCGAGGGCGACGGGGTCTTTGAGCACATGTACGTGGTGAGGTCGGTCATCGATTATCACGCGCCCGCCCGCTTCGACGACGTCCTCGACATCGGGGTGCGCATCGCCCGGATGGGGAGGGCGAGCATGACCTGTCACTTCGAAATACATCGCGGCGGAGAGCATCTCATCACCGGCGAGACGGTGTACGTGCACGCGATCGACGGCACCTCCACCCCGTTCCCGGATGATTTTCGGGGCAAGGTGGCCGCGTTCGAGACGACGCCGGTGCGTGCCTAG
- the pyrE gene encoding orotate phosphoribosyltransferase yields the protein MAELDLGPALNAAERDELAALVRDIAVVHGKVTLSSGKEADYYVDLRRATLHHRAGALIGRLVRELTNDWDYAGVGGLTLGADPVATAVMHAPGRPIDAFVVRKSVKAHGMQRLIEGFEVTGQRVLVVEDTSTTGGSALTAVQAVREAGGEVIGVATVVDRDTGAAEAIRAEGVPYRYVLGLADLGLAGS from the coding sequence GTGGCAGAACTTGATTTAGGACCGGCTCTCAATGCGGCCGAGCGTGATGAGTTGGCGGCTTTGGTCCGCGATATCGCGGTGGTGCACGGCAAGGTGACCTTGTCGTCGGGCAAGGAAGCCGACTATTACGTCGACCTGCGCCGGGCCACCTTGCATCACCGGGCGGGCGCCCTGATCGGCCGGCTGGTGCGCGAGCTGACCAACGACTGGGACTACGCCGGTGTCGGCGGACTCACCCTGGGCGCCGATCCCGTCGCGACGGCGGTCATGCATGCGCCCGGACGGCCCATCGACGCGTTCGTGGTGCGTAAGTCGGTGAAAGCTCATGGTATGCAACGGCTTATCGAGGGATTTGAGGTGACCGGGCAGCGGGTGCTGGTAGTCGAAGACACCAGCACCACTGGTGGGTCCGCGCTCACGGCCGTGCAGGCGGTCCGCGAGGCCGGAGGCGAGGTGATCGGGGTGGCCACCGTTGTGGACCGTGATACCGGTGCCGCCGAGGCGATTCGCGCCGAAGGTGTTCCCTATCGGTATGTGCTGGGACTGGCGGATCTCGGCCTGGCCGGATCGTGA
- a CDS encoding glycoside hydrolase family 76 protein, translating to MDVLWANRASSAEAAITARHFSPLWHLPRMRLGIVTWPPAPGATWFKNWHYWWQAHLQDCLIDAQLRDPRPDRLKYIADMQRAHRFRNVFMWTNQYYDDMAWLALAMQRASELLGLERPRALNRLRQQFLDAWMPQYGGGIPWRKQDKFFNTPANGPAAIVLARTGRVWRAEVMSDWIDNTLVDPESHLVIDGIQEDGTLERATYTYCQGVVLGLETELAVRTGESRHAERVHRLVHAVKDHMTAEGVIRGSGGGDGGLFNGILARYLALVVTTLPKNSPQDTDARAVARDILLTSAEAAWANRLTVEDLPLFGADWTRTAALPTVQSPASQFIAGAVNPSKVPERDLSVQLSGWMLLEAAHVVA from the coding sequence ATGGATGTGCTGTGGGCCAACCGCGCCAGTAGCGCCGAAGCCGCAATCACCGCCAGACACTTCTCGCCGCTGTGGCACCTGCCACGCATGCGCCTGGGCATCGTGACCTGGCCGCCCGCGCCGGGCGCTACCTGGTTCAAGAACTGGCACTACTGGTGGCAGGCGCATCTGCAGGACTGCCTGATCGATGCGCAGCTGCGCGACCCGCGCCCGGACCGGCTCAAGTACATCGCGGATATGCAACGCGCACACCGGTTCCGCAACGTATTCATGTGGACCAACCAGTACTACGACGATATGGCCTGGTTGGCGCTGGCCATGCAGCGTGCCTCGGAGCTGTTGGGCCTGGAGCGTCCGCGTGCGCTCAACCGGCTGCGTCAGCAGTTCCTCGATGCCTGGATGCCGCAGTACGGCGGCGGCATACCGTGGCGCAAACAGGACAAGTTCTTCAACACCCCAGCCAACGGCCCCGCGGCAATCGTGTTGGCGCGCACCGGAAGAGTGTGGCGGGCCGAGGTGATGTCCGACTGGATCGACAACACCCTCGTCGATCCAGAATCGCATCTGGTGATCGATGGAATCCAGGAGGACGGCACCCTGGAACGGGCCACCTACACCTATTGCCAGGGTGTGGTGCTGGGGCTGGAGACCGAGCTCGCCGTGCGGACCGGGGAATCCCGGCATGCCGAGCGTGTGCATCGGCTTGTGCACGCGGTCAAGGATCACATGACGGCTGAAGGCGTGATTCGTGGCAGCGGCGGCGGAGATGGCGGGCTCTTCAACGGCATTCTGGCTCGTTATCTGGCGTTGGTGGTCACCACGCTGCCGAAGAACTCCCCGCAGGACACCGATGCCCGGGCCGTCGCCCGTGACATCCTGCTGACCTCGGCCGAGGCGGCCTGGGCGAATCGGCTGACGGTGGAAGACCTTCCGCTGTTCGGTGCGGATTGGACTCGCACGGCCGCGCTGCCGACCGTGCAGTCCCCGGCGTCGCAGTTCATCGCGGGGGCGGTCAATCCGTCGAAGGTCCCCGAGCGTGATCTGTCGGTGCAGTTGTCCGGGTGGATGCTTCTCGAGGCCGCGCACGTGGTGGCCTGA
- a CDS encoding RND family transporter gives MHDSPLFGRFAGIISRHAVVVIGLLMMVAGGLMASAPNLEELALTHGSPMMPTNTQSAAALKHMAKAFGESESNNTAAVVVVKDQPFTERDRQFRAELMKKLRADTAHVEPGMDMWSDPQFATASESPDKKVALAQLQLAGEIGGPKAMESAKAVQHIIDDIEKPPGTTIYATGTSQAAADQINTMMRDVVIIGGLSLVLVGGLLLLVYRSLVVAFLPLITVGVAVGIATPIASFLTLAGLIPTSMMTNALMGALALGAGTDYSIFFIGRYQEGRRCGLSVDDAFRASYRGVAPVVIASGLTVAGALSCMTFAQLDMMKSMGIPGAITMIFTVLSAVTVTPGALLIGARRFGWFEPRSTARSTRLWRRVGIRVARWPRPIFVTTFAALILLMMVIPTASFNYDELQFIPKDMPSAAGMHAIQEHFPAGQMNPDMILIRAPEDLRSSANIGLLEKAAQQITKLDSVASVQWITRPTGMPMDQTSLMYSVGMAGTMMSQNKIVMEQRQQRMHAMTDDMNSMMSTLQGLQGTLRTAQQGAKQFSAAAQPIQSSLNQLKSQLNSAMGPVREAVRAQPNCAADPMCVGAQSTLSNFENMSSVTDQMRSLVSTSGSMTGGLTQAARTMPRMLESMSSMQDLMTETNEQMTQMMSQIDTMTSLMQDLGRSSAGTGDYFYFPAQMLSDPRFKPYLKMMFSEDGTTTRMIVIGSGSSYGDEGIQRVRDLAHEMKYALKGTRLQGSVIEIAGPAALIGDMRVMLDRDEKLIMIGCLTVIFTVVLLLLRGLVASLIVIGSVLVSFASTLGLALVIWQHVLGIQLHWSVPVAVFAILISVGADYNLLVASRFKEEMSAGIRTGVIRAIAGTGGVVTTAGLVFAMTQFAMMGSSLINIAQMGSTIGLGLIIDTFVVRTFTVPTLAVILDKKFWWPLPMNQLWRRS, from the coding sequence ATGCACGACAGTCCCCTATTCGGACGCTTCGCCGGCATCATCAGCAGGCACGCCGTCGTGGTCATCGGGCTCCTGATGATGGTGGCCGGCGGTCTAATGGCCTCGGCGCCGAACCTCGAAGAACTGGCCCTTACCCACGGCAGTCCCATGATGCCGACCAACACCCAATCGGCGGCTGCGCTCAAACACATGGCCAAGGCCTTCGGGGAGTCCGAATCGAACAACACCGCCGCGGTGGTCGTCGTCAAAGATCAACCGTTCACCGAGCGGGACCGTCAGTTCCGTGCCGAACTGATGAAAAAGCTGCGGGCCGATACCGCGCACGTGGAACCGGGTATGGACATGTGGTCCGATCCGCAGTTCGCCACCGCATCGGAGAGCCCCGATAAGAAGGTGGCCCTGGCGCAACTGCAGCTGGCCGGGGAGATCGGCGGCCCCAAGGCCATGGAATCGGCCAAGGCCGTGCAGCACATCATCGATGACATCGAGAAGCCGCCGGGCACCACGATCTATGCCACCGGAACAAGTCAGGCCGCCGCCGACCAGATCAACACGATGATGCGGGATGTCGTGATCATCGGAGGACTCTCGCTGGTGCTCGTGGGTGGTCTGCTGCTGTTGGTCTACCGCTCACTCGTGGTCGCGTTCCTGCCGCTGATCACCGTGGGTGTTGCCGTCGGTATCGCCACCCCGATCGCCAGCTTCCTCACCTTGGCGGGGCTGATTCCCACATCCATGATGACTAATGCGTTGATGGGTGCGCTGGCGCTGGGCGCCGGCACCGACTACTCCATCTTCTTCATCGGCCGCTATCAGGAGGGGCGACGCTGCGGCCTCAGCGTCGATGACGCGTTCCGCGCCAGTTATCGGGGCGTGGCACCGGTCGTGATCGCGTCCGGCCTGACCGTGGCGGGTGCGTTGTCCTGCATGACATTCGCCCAACTGGACATGATGAAATCGATGGGCATACCGGGGGCCATCACCATGATCTTCACCGTGCTGTCCGCGGTGACCGTGACGCCCGGCGCACTACTCATCGGGGCACGCCGCTTCGGCTGGTTCGAGCCCCGCTCGACCGCCCGATCGACTCGGCTGTGGCGCCGGGTCGGTATCCGCGTAGCGCGTTGGCCCAGACCGATATTCGTCACGACCTTCGCCGCCTTGATCCTGCTCATGATGGTGATCCCCACCGCGTCCTTCAATTATGACGAACTGCAGTTCATCCCCAAGGACATGCCCAGCGCGGCAGGTATGCATGCGATTCAGGAGCACTTTCCCGCAGGCCAGATGAACCCCGACATGATCTTGATCCGGGCTCCCGAAGACCTGCGCAGCTCGGCCAACATCGGGCTCCTGGAGAAGGCCGCGCAGCAGATCACCAAGCTGGACAGCGTGGCATCGGTGCAGTGGATCACCCGGCCCACCGGCATGCCGATGGATCAAACATCGCTCATGTACAGCGTGGGGATGGCCGGAACGATGATGTCGCAGAACAAGATTGTGATGGAGCAACGTCAGCAGCGGATGCACGCCATGACCGACGACATGAACTCGATGATGTCCACGCTCCAGGGCCTGCAAGGCACCTTGCGAACCGCGCAGCAGGGCGCCAAGCAATTCAGTGCCGCTGCGCAGCCCATTCAGTCCAGCTTGAATCAGCTTAAGTCACAACTAAATTCGGCAATGGGTCCCGTTCGCGAGGCGGTACGTGCGCAACCCAACTGCGCCGCCGACCCGATGTGCGTGGGCGCGCAATCAACCTTGTCGAACTTCGAGAACATGTCCAGCGTCACCGACCAGATGCGCAGCCTCGTCAGCACATCGGGTTCCATGACCGGAGGTTTGACCCAGGCCGCGCGGACGATGCCACGCATGCTCGAATCCATGTCTTCGATGCAGGATCTGATGACCGAGACAAATGAGCAGATGACGCAGATGATGTCGCAGATCGACACCATGACCTCGCTCATGCAGGACCTCGGCCGAAGCAGCGCCGGCACCGGGGACTACTTCTACTTCCCCGCGCAGATGCTCTCGGACCCGCGATTCAAGCCGTACCTGAAGATGATGTTCTCCGAAGACGGCACCACCACCCGCATGATCGTCATCGGCAGCGGCAGCAGCTACGGCGACGAAGGCATCCAGCGCGTCCGGGATCTGGCCCATGAGATGAAGTACGCCCTCAAGGGCACTCGCCTACAGGGCAGCGTGATCGAGATCGCCGGCCCGGCGGCGCTCATCGGCGATATGCGGGTGATGCTCGATCGCGACGAGAAGCTGATCATGATCGGCTGCCTGACCGTGATCTTCACGGTGGTACTGCTGCTGCTGCGCGGTTTGGTGGCCTCGCTGATCGTCATCGGCTCGGTGCTGGTGTCCTTTGCCTCGACCCTCGGGCTGGCCCTGGTGATCTGGCAGCACGTGCTCGGCATTCAGCTGCACTGGTCGGTGCCGGTGGCGGTCTTCGCGATTCTGATATCGGTGGGGGCCGACTACAACCTGCTGGTCGCGTCGCGTTTCAAGGAAGAGATGAGTGCCGGTATCCGCACAGGGGTCATCCGTGCCATCGCCGGCACCGGCGGGGTGGTGACCACGGCGGGCCTGGTGTTCGCGATGACGCAGTTCGCCATGATGGGGTCGAGTCTGATCAACATCGCGCAGATGGGTTCGACGATTGGGTTGGGCTTGATCATCGACACGTTCGTGGTGCGCACCTTCACGGTGCCGACCCTGGCGGTGATTCTCGACAAGAAGTTCTGGTGGCCGCTGCCGATGAACCAGCTCTGGCGGCGTTCCTAG
- a CDS encoding SDR family NAD(P)-dependent oxidoreductase: MAAPNSARPVALVTGPTSGLGGGFARKYASLGYDVVLVARDERRLGALADELTCRYGVHAEVLPADLADAADRAKVAKRVAAGISVLINNAGFATAGEFWTAAPELLHSQLDVNVTAVMELTRAALPSMVEAGAGTVINVASVAGLVSGRGSTYSASKAWVVSFTEGLANGLLGTGVGMHVLCPGFIHTEFHERAGIEMGTIPEFMWLQVDDVVNACLQDIAAGKVLSVPGIQYKAITSVTRLIPRGLVRKFNSVVGRGRGRT, encoded by the coding sequence ATGGCAGCCCCCAATTCGGCGCGACCCGTGGCGCTGGTCACCGGCCCCACCTCGGGCCTGGGGGGTGGTTTCGCCCGCAAGTACGCCTCCCTCGGATACGACGTGGTGCTCGTCGCCCGTGACGAGCGGCGCCTGGGCGCCCTCGCCGACGAACTCACCTGCCGGTACGGCGTGCACGCGGAGGTGCTGCCCGCCGACCTCGCGGATGCTGCCGATCGTGCGAAGGTCGCCAAGCGCGTCGCCGCCGGGATATCGGTGTTGATCAACAACGCCGGATTCGCGACCGCCGGTGAGTTCTGGACGGCGGCGCCCGAGCTGTTGCACTCGCAGCTGGACGTCAATGTCACCGCAGTCATGGAGCTCACCCGTGCGGCCCTTCCGTCGATGGTCGAGGCGGGCGCCGGCACCGTCATCAACGTGGCGAGCGTGGCGGGCCTGGTTTCTGGACGCGGGTCGACGTATTCGGCCTCCAAGGCCTGGGTGGTTTCCTTCACCGAGGGATTGGCAAATGGGTTGTTGGGCACCGGAGTTGGTATGCACGTGTTGTGCCCGGGATTCATTCACACCGAGTTTCACGAGCGGGCCGGAATCGAGATGGGCACCATTCCGGAGTTCATGTGGCTCCAGGTCGACGATGTGGTCAACGCGTGTCTGCAGGACATTGCGGCAGGTAAGGTGCTCAGCGTTCCGGGCATCCAGTACAAGGCGATTACCTCGGTAACACGGCTAATACCAAGAGGTTTGGTGCGGAAATTCAACAGCGTGGTAGGACGGGGTCGTGGCAGAACTTGA
- the ttfA gene encoding trehalose monomycolate transport factor TtfA has product MALLWFTLSALCFVCAAVLLYVDIGRRRSRGHRRKAWARSHGFDYMSQDKEIVKRWNRGVMSSAGSAAAANVVLGQIRGEAVYVFDLEDVATIIALHRKVGTNVMVDLRLKVMQEPREADIWLLGAIGPRMVYSTNLDAARRACDRRMVTFAHTATETAEVLWNEQHWTLAALPINSNREQWDEGLKAVRQFNDLLRVLPPSGESAPSPIQAAERPSRPVGSSSAPAVDRQPAPVGQGGQPLGH; this is encoded by the coding sequence ATGGCTCTACTTTGGTTCACGCTGTCCGCACTGTGCTTCGTCTGTGCGGCCGTGCTGCTGTATGTCGATATCGGCCGCCGCCGCAGTCGCGGACATCGCCGAAAGGCCTGGGCGCGATCTCACGGCTTCGACTACATGTCGCAGGACAAAGAGATCGTCAAGCGCTGGAACCGCGGCGTGATGTCGAGTGCGGGATCGGCTGCGGCCGCCAATGTGGTCCTCGGACAGATCCGTGGCGAGGCGGTCTACGTCTTCGACCTGGAGGACGTCGCGACCATCATCGCGCTGCACCGCAAGGTGGGCACCAACGTCATGGTGGACCTGCGACTCAAGGTCATGCAGGAACCCCGCGAAGCCGATATCTGGCTGCTCGGCGCCATCGGCCCGCGCATGGTGTACTCCACCAACCTGGATGCCGCCCGTCGGGCCTGTGACCGGCGCATGGTCACGTTCGCCCATACCGCGACCGAGACGGCGGAGGTGTTGTGGAATGAACAGCACTGGACGCTGGCCGCGCTACCCATCAACAGCAACCGTGAGCAGTGGGACGAGGGCCTCAAGGCCGTCCGCCAGTTCAACGACCTGCTACGGGTGCTGCCGCCCTCCGGGGAATCGGCACCCTCGCCCATCCAGGCCGCCGAGCGCCCCAGCCGGCCCGTCGGCAGCAGTTCCGCCCCCGCCGTAGATCGGCAGCCCGCTCCCGTGGGTCAGGGCGGCCAGCCGCTCGGCCACTAG
- a CDS encoding MmpS family transport accessory protein: MFDRLVVWLIERQRWIYPVLAVLWVAAGTYITTAPKVALPTPEVTPTTQAVSAMSLSQPKTVTYEVSSEGRPVTVSYLDEKGQSKLFNGPAPWRTSLTTSDLAFAAGVTAISTNTVTCRITVDGKVADEKTDTGRTPSVSCNLVAFQKLDPQGGH; this comes from the coding sequence ATGTTTGACCGGCTGGTGGTGTGGCTCATCGAGCGTCAGCGCTGGATTTACCCGGTACTCGCCGTGTTGTGGGTCGCCGCGGGCACCTACATAACCACCGCTCCGAAGGTTGCACTGCCGACACCCGAGGTCACCCCGACCACACAAGCGGTGAGCGCCATGTCGCTGAGCCAACCCAAGACGGTGACGTACGAGGTGTCCAGCGAAGGCCGTCCCGTCACGGTCTCCTACCTCGACGAAAAGGGCCAATCCAAGCTCTTCAACGGCCCCGCACCGTGGCGCACCAGCCTGACCACCAGCGACTTGGCATTCGCGGCGGGTGTCACGGCGATATCGACCAACACCGTCACCTGCCGCATCACCGTGGACGGCAAGGTGGCCGACGAGAAGACCGACACCGGTCGCACGCCCTCGGTGAGCTGCAACCTCGTTGCCTTCCAGAAACTCGACCCACAAGGTGGTCACTGA
- a CDS encoding TrmH family RNA methyltransferase: MPKTGRDEPAEPSLWGATGNGVGPWAEERGLPLPTDPRYDPELLRDGDARNVVDAYRYWRREAIVADIDTRRHRLHIAIENFENDANIGTVVRTANAFAVHTVHIVGRRRWNRRGAMVTDRYQHLMHHDSTEQLLEYAKLTGLTVVAVDNVPGSVPLETAVLPADCLMVFGQEGPGVTDVSKVGAVMTVSIAQFGSTRSINAGVAAGVAMHAWIRQHADPTKAW; encoded by the coding sequence GTGCCCAAGACCGGCAGGGATGAGCCGGCCGAGCCGTCTCTATGGGGTGCCACCGGCAATGGCGTGGGACCGTGGGCGGAGGAACGGGGCCTGCCGCTGCCGACAGACCCGCGCTACGACCCCGAGCTGTTGCGCGATGGTGATGCCCGCAATGTGGTTGATGCCTATCGTTATTGGCGCCGGGAGGCAATCGTCGCCGATATCGACACGCGGCGCCATCGACTGCACATCGCCATCGAGAATTTCGAGAATGATGCCAACATCGGCACGGTGGTGCGCACGGCCAACGCGTTCGCGGTGCACACCGTACACATTGTCGGCCGGCGCCGCTGGAACCGGCGTGGCGCCATGGTCACCGATCGCTACCAGCATCTGATGCACCATGACAGCACCGAGCAGCTTCTGGAGTACGCCAAGCTGACCGGCCTGACGGTGGTGGCCGTTGACAACGTCCCGGGATCGGTGCCCCTGGAGACCGCGGTGTTGCCCGCGGACTGCTTGATGGTGTTCGGGCAGGAGGGGCCGGGTGTCACTGATGTGTCGAAAGTCGGTGCGGTGATGACGGTTTCGATCGCACAATTTGGATCCACCCGCAGCATCAACGCCGGGGTCGCGGCGGGTGTGGCCATGCACGCGTGGATCCGCCAGCACGCCGACCCGACCAAGGCGTGGTAG
- a CDS encoding DedA family protein, whose protein sequence is MPDFLDPVKLLGHFGTLALLGLLVVIFVESGVLFPVLPGDSLLFVAGMLAAGTAAAAADGAPQANFQLWQLLVFIPIAAILGGQVGYWIGRGIGTSMFKPDARFLKQKYLEEAHAFFEKRGPFAIVIARFVPIVRTLAPITAGAAKMSYPIFALYNILGAVVWGVGLTLLGYWLGQFEIIQKLLEPIFILIVLVSVAPMFFEWMRRRKAAKQPEAAPEA, encoded by the coding sequence ATGCCGGATTTCCTGGATCCGGTCAAACTACTCGGCCACTTCGGAACCCTCGCGCTGCTCGGGTTGCTGGTGGTGATCTTCGTGGAGTCGGGCGTGCTGTTTCCGGTGCTACCCGGTGATTCCTTGTTGTTCGTGGCAGGGATGCTGGCGGCCGGTACCGCAGCCGCCGCCGCGGACGGCGCCCCGCAGGCCAATTTCCAGCTGTGGCAGCTGCTGGTCTTCATTCCCATCGCCGCCATCCTGGGCGGTCAGGTCGGCTACTGGATTGGTCGCGGGATCGGCACGTCGATGTTCAAGCCCGATGCCCGCTTCCTGAAGCAGAAGTACCTCGAGGAGGCGCACGCCTTCTTCGAGAAGCGCGGCCCGTTCGCCATCGTGATCGCCCGGTTCGTTCCGATCGTGCGGACCCTGGCGCCGATCACGGCAGGCGCGGCCAAGATGAGCTACCCGATCTTCGCCCTGTACAACATCCTGGGCGCCGTCGTCTGGGGCGTCGGTCTCACGCTGCTGGGCTACTGGTTGGGCCAGTTCGAGATCATTCAGAAGCTGCTCGAACCCATCTTCATTCTGATCGTGCTGGTCTCGGTGGCCCCGATGTTCTTCGAATGGATGCGCCGTCGTAAGGCGGCGAAGCAGCCGGAGGCCGCTCCCGAGGCTTAG
- the fbaA gene encoding class II fructose-bisphosphate aldolase, which translates to MEVVEVPIATPEVYAEMLDRAKEHSFAFPAINCTSSETINAAIKGFADAGSDGIIQFSTGGAEFGSGLGIKDMVTGAVALAEFAHVVAAKYGITVALHTDHCPKDKLDSFVRPLIAISQERVAAGQNPLFQSHMWDGSAVPIGENLEIAQELLAATAKAHIILEVEIGVVGGEEDGVEAEINEKLYTSSEDFEKTVEALGVGENGRYLLAATFGNVHGVYKPGNVKLKPEVLAEGQRVASAKLGLAEGSKPFDFVFHGGSGSLKSEIEDSLRYGVVKMNVDTDTQYAFTRPIAGHMFANYDGVLKIDGEVGNKKTYDPRSYLKKAEANMTERVIEACNDLKSAGRSVSAGLA; encoded by the coding sequence ATGGAGGTCGTCGAAGTGCCCATCGCCACGCCCGAGGTCTACGCCGAAATGCTGGACCGGGCCAAGGAGCATTCCTTTGCCTTCCCGGCCATCAACTGCACCTCATCGGAAACGATCAACGCCGCGATCAAAGGTTTCGCCGACGCGGGTAGCGACGGCATCATCCAGTTCTCCACCGGTGGTGCGGAATTCGGTTCGGGTCTGGGCATCAAGGACATGGTGACCGGCGCGGTCGCGCTCGCCGAGTTCGCGCACGTGGTCGCCGCCAAGTACGGGATCACCGTCGCCCTGCACACCGACCACTGCCCCAAGGACAAGCTGGACAGCTTCGTGCGTCCGCTCATCGCCATCTCCCAGGAGCGCGTGGCCGCCGGGCAGAACCCGCTGTTCCAGTCCCATATGTGGGACGGATCGGCGGTGCCGATCGGCGAGAACCTCGAGATCGCGCAGGAACTGCTGGCGGCGACCGCGAAGGCGCACATCATCCTCGAGGTGGAGATCGGCGTGGTCGGCGGTGAAGAAGACGGCGTCGAGGCCGAGATCAACGAGAAGCTCTACACCTCGTCGGAGGACTTCGAGAAGACCGTCGAGGCGCTCGGTGTCGGCGAGAACGGCCGGTACCTCCTGGCCGCGACCTTCGGCAACGTGCACGGTGTGTACAAGCCCGGAAACGTGAAGCTCAAGCCGGAGGTGCTGGCCGAGGGGCAGCGCGTTGCCTCGGCCAAACTTGGTCTGGCAGAGGGCTCCAAGCCGTTCGACTTCGTGTTCCACGGCGGGTCGGGCTCGCTGAAGTCCGAGATCGAGGACTCGCTGCGCTACGGCGTCGTGAAGATGAATGTCGACACCGATACCCAGTACGCATTCACCCGGCCGATCGCCGGGCACATGTTCGCCAACTACGACGGTGTGCTCAAGATCGACGGCGAGGTGGGCAACAAGAAGACCTACGACCCGCGCAGCTACCTGAAGAAGGCCGAGGCCAACATGACTGAGCGTGTCATCGAGGCCTGCAACGACCTGAAGTCGGCGGGCCGGTCGGTCTCGGCCGGATTGGCTTAG